A genomic stretch from Candidatus Hydrogenisulfobacillus filiaventi includes:
- a CDS encoding conserved protein of unknown function (Evidence 4 : Unknown function but conserved in other organisms) gives MARRVLAAAAVAGGLAVGGLVLAAGLHRVPVWALIRTGVAVDLPWQRAVGLETGINGRRYGPLAFVSLGGDGFLVADTYRHRLLELRGGQLRGAIPLPDSVVESLAVGPHGRIYAGDNLKVRVFTLNGARQEWTLGLPHRTGAVWSLAPAPGGGIYASVIQVGQGELTGELARYSAGGQREAVLAARTVGPQGQARAPIPGALDAFVSEVAAGPGDRLYALLEGGARRTRTVAVWNGGQGRPQEVRLQSPLPLATAELLGVDARGRLYLAVNMATAAPRLEVFRPDGRLLAAAVLPPEAAGAAVWGQVRPGGTCYLVENTASAYRVVRWRLREGRRWQWHL, from the coding sequence GTGGCAAGGCGGGTTCTGGCGGCCGCAGCCGTTGCAGGGGGCTTGGCCGTGGGCGGTTTGGTGCTGGCAGCCGGCCTGCACCGCGTCCCGGTGTGGGCGCTCATCCGGACCGGGGTGGCGGTGGACTTGCCCTGGCAGCGGGCAGTGGGGCTTGAGACCGGCATCAACGGCCGGCGTTACGGGCCGCTGGCCTTTGTGTCCCTGGGCGGAGACGGGTTTCTGGTGGCGGATACCTACCGCCACCGGCTGCTGGAGCTGCGGGGCGGTCAGCTACGGGGGGCCATCCCCCTGCCGGATTCGGTGGTGGAGAGCCTGGCGGTGGGACCGCACGGCCGGATTTATGCCGGCGACAACCTCAAGGTGCGGGTCTTCACCTTGAACGGCGCCCGGCAGGAATGGACCCTGGGCCTCCCCCACCGGACGGGGGCGGTCTGGAGCCTGGCCCCCGCCCCGGGCGGGGGGATTTATGCTTCCGTGATTCAGGTGGGGCAGGGGGAGCTGACCGGCGAGCTGGCCCGCTATAGTGCGGGCGGGCAACGGGAGGCGGTCCTGGCGGCCCGCACGGTGGGTCCGCAAGGGCAGGCGCGGGCGCCAATCCCTGGGGCCCTGGACGCCTTCGTGTCCGAAGTGGCTGCGGGCCCGGGGGACCGGCTCTACGCGCTGCTGGAGGGCGGCGCTCGCCGGACCCGAACGGTAGCGGTCTGGAACGGGGGCCAGGGCCGGCCCCAGGAGGTGCGGCTGCAGAGCCCCCTCCCCCTGGCGACGGCAGAGCTCCTGGGGGTGGATGCCCGCGGCCGCCTGTACCTGGCCGTGAACATGGCCACGGCCGCCCCGCGGCTGGAGGTGTTCCGGCCCGATGGCCGCCTACTGGCGGCAGCGGTGTTGCCGCCGGAGGCGGCGGGGGCCGCGGTCTGGGGCCAGGTGCGGCCCGGCGGCACCTGCTATCTGGTGGAAAACACCGCTTCGGCTTACCGCGTGGTGCGCTGGCGGCTGCGGGAAGGCCGACGCTGGCAGTGGCACCTCTAG